The sequence AATGGCAAAACTCTCTCAGCAATTACTGTATGCAAAGTTGAGACATTATTGAAAAGTTGAAATCGATACACAGAATAGAGGAGATGAAAAGTTGAAAATGATAGAAATAAGGGGCAAAGATAAAAGGTTTGAggtattttggaaaaatcaCCAACATATAGTCTAGATATACGGGGAGACCCAGGCCATCCGGCTGCCGGAACCACCATGAGTAAGGTAATTTCACCCATTGTCTCCATAAAATTTGAGTTTTGGTAGTTCCACTCTCACTATCTCCAACAAAAATTTTGATGGAGTGTTGAATTAGCACACCAAAATTGGCCCAACGctatctctaaatccaaaattctaccCTCTTCtgtaaataaaaaattctagTTTTTTTTGGCATATTAGGTcattcttaaatccaaatttctaaatttttttagtcctccctaaatccgatttttttATAAGACaccatttttttacatgttaagaatctgaaacatggtataccatggtgcatcaaggttccacactaagcccatttctttttgccatcattatggatgaactaacaagttcacttcaagatggtataccatggtgcatgttgtttgttgatgatattgtgttggttgatgggacaaaagaaggagtggagaggaaggtggaactatggagacaaactctagaatctagaggctttaagttgagccgaaataagacagaatatttggagtgtaagtttagtggccataggagtagggaggcaggggtaagtttagtggccatagaAGTAGGGAGGCAGAGACAATCACCCTaaatgggagagttgttcaggcctcggattgcttccggtatttaggatctattatccaaacggatggagaagtagatggagatgttgctcataggattaaatctggttggtcgaagtggaagagtgctacgggtttcctttgtgaccccgacatgcctaatagattgaagggaaaattctaccgtacggcaatcagaccagcattgttatatggtacggagtgttggacagtgaaacactgtcacatccataagataTCGGTggtggagatgcgtatgttgagatggatgtgtggtcatacgagaaaggatcgggtgagtaatgaaataattaggacaaaagtatgGGTTACATCTAttaagaataaaatgagagaaaaccgagtaaggtggtttggccatgtgagacgtagagcgcttgatgcgccggttaggaggaccaaagagtggcaaagggatgtagtggtgaggggtaggggaagacctaagcaaacttggaggagggtgatcgagagtgatatgagtttactgggaattgaggaaaatatggtagtggataggacgaagtggagggagcgaatttgtctcgctgacacgacttgatttcatggttttatatgatggttcatgttagcagaccccgaatcatttcgggactaaggctttgatgttgttgttgttgttaagaATCTGAAACACAATGTAGCttaattttaaaaagttttacattggtatttaaaaaaaattagttcttGACCACTCAGATTATTACacgtttatatatataaacaaaatttgaacaagttccatttagcaaaaaaaaaaattacacatgcACATGTAAAATCAGCCCTCGAACCCGCCAATCCTGTATTCGTCACCGAGTTCAGTTAAACCTTACTTTTATAGTCTCAACATTTCCCTAACTATGGTCGGACTTCAAGTCTATTCCACTTCTGATGTTCTAATAGAAAACTACTTATGCACCGTTTATTTAGGAATCCATGCATGTTTGACTCACAAAATGTGTGTCTCGTGATCACATTTGACTTACAAAACGTGTGTCTCGTAattgcctttttattttatgtGATCACGTTTGATTTACAAAACGTGTGTCTCGTGATcccctttttattttatgtgaccggtatataaaaaatatatatgttccTAAAAGATACTTCTTTTCAATGATTTCCTTTTTTGTAACTTACCATTAAATTACCGAATTTGAGCCAAAAAGAAGCTTAAAAAATGGCAAAACTCTCTCAGCAATTACTGTATTCAAAGTTGAGACATTATTCAAAAGGATAAAGCTCCTAATTAATGACTCAAGCCACATGAGCTTCTTGGTAAATGCATGAGTGAAAACATattccaaaaaataaaaagataacgtGAGTCAGACGAAGTCAATCTTTTTaaagtaaaagaaaaataaagaacaagTCCATTTATCCAAATATAGTAATATAATCTTTCTTTAAAAACCCATAACACAGTCTTATCATTTGAGATATAATTCCTTAAAAACACACACACAGACATGGGAAGAGCTCCATGTTGTGATAAATCAAAGGTGAAAAAAGGTCCTTGGTCTCCTGATGAAGATGCTACACTaaagaattttattcaacaaaaCGGCACCGGAGGGAATTGGATTGCTTTGCCTGCAAAAGCAGGTCATTCATTGATTACTGACGGGTTTTTATGCGTCACCGACGGAGTTTTTTTTTGTCGGTTATTGAGTTTCTTCTTTTCTAAAATTGTTATTTTAATTATGTTTAATTCAGGGCTTAAACGATGTGGGAAGAGTTGTCGATTGAGATGGTTGAATTATCTGAGACCAGACATCAAACATGGTGGTTTTACTCAAGAAGAAGATAATGTTATTTGCACACTTTATACCACTATAGGAAGTAGGCAAGTCTTGAAACTCTATCTCTTCTTATTTTTTCATGTTGTACGAAAACTTCAATTTTAAAGTGTTCTATGTTTCCGTATCCGTTTTGGAAACCAAAACTCTCAAAAATTTATACGAAATTTTTAGTTTGGAACTCATTTTCAATGGTATAGTATAATGTGTTTTTAGAAGTGGATGCATGTTAATTACATATATGATATGTTTTAGATTATCCAAGCTTTCTATATTTtatcttttataaaaaaaaaatttggtaaCTTGTATGCAATGTTTTTatgtacataattaaaaaataattttttttatttctttttggtAATTTGTATGCACTTTTTTagtacatttttataatttatagatATACTcatgtatttattatttacacATTTATCCATATTTATATTTTCTACATTTTTTACATAgaccctgtttgggaattagctattagctgattacattagctgttagctgattatattagctgatttgactagctgatttgattagctatttgttagacctgtttggtaaaaattagctgattgataatagcggtttgtgcaaaaagacaaataagggcattaattttggcgcaggagaagagagagTCTATTTATTGGGGTCAaaaaagtccattaattttaatatcccaaaacgctaattgaaaaagctcctaaaatgagctttttcaaaattagcgttttcatcccaaaacgctcttccaaacctctctccaccaaacactccaatcagcggtttcagtggtcaaaccgataaagttggtcaaaaacgctctttttatcccaaaacgctctttgcCAAACAGGGCCATAGATCAGTTCCGGTTTCTATATCCTTTTTGGATATGGTCAACGGAGAGCCTATACCGAAATCTCGGAGGGctaaactatataaaaaaagcTTCGATCCGACGGTTTAGTGTTGGTGCTGAAAAAAAACTGAATTTTAGGGGTTTTGAAATAAGAAACTCGGAAAAAATTTCTTTAAAGGTTAAGAAAGGAGAGAAAAATTTTATCCtccctttttatttattttaaaggaCCCGCATAAAATGTGTCTCAAGATGACATCGTTTTGAGTGGgtccaattaaaaaaattgaaatgagaggaagaagatgaggccATGGTTGGGGGTTCTAGCCATGGCGGACTGGACTGAGAACCCATTCCTGGATTATTAGGTTGGTCAGAGAGTCCGCCGACCTTTTGTGACCCTCTCTTGCTCCGCCCTGAATGCAGTGTAGCATAGATGCTTATTGATCTTATTCTTTTATCTAATGATTTTGTGTTGGATTAATTATTAGGTGGTCTATTATAGCCTCCCAATTGCAAGGAAGAACAGATAATGATGTGAAGAATTACTGGAACACCAAATTGAAGAAAAAGTTCTTGGCAGGCAAAATTGATATTTCTCAAAAATCTGATCCTTTGCCAGAAATTTTGTCTTCCAATTTTCCTGATTTTGAAACCTCCACTCCTGCAAATTCACCCTGCTTTAATTCAGAATCTGCTAATTTTAATTCCATTCCGTCGCTAATGGAAATCGGCGACAAGTTCTGCACTTATTCGCAACAAGAGTTATTCATGGACCACACCCATTTCCGATCCCCGGTGGATTTTCCAAATTTGAGCTATGGATATTCTATACCTTTGGAGGAGGACAACCGTGTCGTCGCTGCCGGAGATGATGGAATTCCGGCTTACTTTGGATTTGAATCCCTTAATTATGAGCAGTTTAACGATGTTGGCTTTCATGAGATTAAAATGTGCAATTACCATTAGCTAgctaactaattaattaatttagcaCTAATTTAATAGGATTTTTATGTTCAGTGCTTCAAAGATACAATATATTTTGGAATAGTAAGAtttcttataattaataatattttattactaCCTCTGTTCTTAATAATTTACTACAAGAAAACACTGATTTGGTACAGAAAATACCGTATCAGGATAATAAAATTCAGTTACGGATTTTCTACTGCATCTGTTGCAGAACGGGTAGAAGATATGGTATCCCATAATATTGTTAGAAAAAAATTCTAATTTCATAATATTAGAGTCTAATTGCATAAGTGGGATGAGAAGTATTTTAATTTAATGAATACTAAGAGGACTCGTGGCATATTGAGATAAATGTTATTGTAgtcaattttttataaatttaatttgaatCAAATATGTGTGACTTGGTGAAATGTGATAAATATTTATAACGAAAGACAATGATTTGATTAGTAACAACTTATGCTAGCTTATACTAGGAATTACTGTCACATGTGCAATTGTGAATCTTTTATTCATGTTAGAAGAGAAACTTTGACTAAGAGAGAAATAAATATATTTGTAATGCAACTAATTATAAGGTTTATgttaaaaaaatgttaattaataTTAGACTTTTTAATTTTGCCCTTTATATTGAATAAAGGGCCAATAACAAAGTAACACGAAGtcttctatatatatttattgataGAGTATTAAAGTCGTcttgtatatattttaatttatttgaatAATGTGAATTGAAATAGGTTGTTGGAAGATAGAGAAAAAGGAGAGATGTCATGATCAAAGTTTGTTTGGTTGTGACGAATAAGAGTTCATAAAACATGCATGGGATTGGGATATCCCCTTCAATTCAAATATCAAAGAATATTTCTACTTCTGCTCATAAGTTCATAACCATCCATCACTATATGTGTTAcgtacttttctttttttctttaagaTGCAAATTTACCAATATGATTAGTAAGGAGAGCTGGTTTACTCTATACGTACAAAATAATTATGCAGTTTTAAACTTAACATTGATTAAATATAAACAGTACAATTCAGAATCGGCTCTGAGAGTGTGTAAGAAGTGCAACTGTACATGTCATAGTGGATCATAAAAAAGATTAAATGAATTAGTTTCCTATTTATTAAACACGATTTGCTTGAATTAGAGATGTAAGTGGAGCGGGGATTCCCCGACGATCCACCTCGATAGGAACAGGGAATCACCATATAACGGGGATGATGATGATTTTATCCCCCGTGATAGGGATGGGACGGGGATGGAGAATCGTATCCCCGCCCCATTAATCCCCGCTGGGGAATTCCCGAAGGATCCccaattataattaaaattatatttaaatattatagtttataacatttaacttaaattaaataaacttatttatttcaaataaaaaattaaatagaataaataaaatattagccaAGGATTAAATGAGTATTTTTTCTAAATGAAGCTAAAGGTGTTGTATCTCTGCCTAGAAGTAgtgaaaataaatatatactgattttaaaaaaatataaatggtgTTTCCCCGCAGGGACGGTGATGTAGGATAGAAAAAAGATGTTTTCTAACGGAGATGGAGATCCCCGCGGGGATGAGGATTCCTCTCAAGGACGGAGATTCCCTGTAAGACGAAGATGAGGGACAAATCTATCCATGTCTAACTCACGGGGATGGAGATGGGAATGTGAAATACATTCTCCGTCCCGCCCCGTTTGCATCCTTATTGAAGATATTGATATTGTAAAAGTTTAGTTAAtagtttgattaaaaaaaaattgcaatcgtacttatttttaattgatttttgatTTTATGTAATTGAATTCTAagaattatttttcattttgtatAAAGCACTCAgagggcgtttggttcacaaggggtaagagaaaatgaatcaagaaagggaaactaaaggaaaggaaaggagtAAGCATTAATTCCCCGATGTGTTTGGATATATTTAGGAAAGGGAATAGGGTAAATGGAATCCAATTCCCTTTAGGATTTGAggtaatggcttaacctaaagtggggtaatcccataatctaaaatgggtaaatggaatgagtttttttttaaacaaacaggaacaaagggaatgaaaccctccCATTCCTATtctcattcctaaagaccccgaaccaaacgcccccagAAATTTGAAGACCAGCCCTAGTACAATTTCAATCTCTATTAATAAAAATTGGGTTTTTTCGTATGCAATTTCATATTCTTATCACatgcaattttatattttttctactATTCGACTTTCAGGATTTTAGCAACCCAATAAAAAGTTTGAAATAACAAATCTTGTGTCATTGAAAAATACTCGTCTTCCTTTAATTAGACTTGAAATTGCAACATTTGTTAAACAATATACTATTATtgcatgttttttttatgacggcattattggtcccgtgtgattagttccagggagggttaggaactaatataattttttcgttttaattatgctaACTTAAtctaattctttgagtttcacaactcagttttggtcagcacagcCGAGTAAGACGtaaaacggctttagtcagatactgactagaactgttttacttgcgagttgggaaatgacacttttgtggtcagtttccaactcagcactctggtttactcagtgtcagattaaacaatttatatactgagtaaatatagcaagcaacacatacagatatatattgagagatagttagaaattactcaacacgacttatcctggttcggcctctccgcctacatccagtcc comes from Euphorbia lathyris chromosome 8, ddEupLath1.1, whole genome shotgun sequence and encodes:
- the LOC136203473 gene encoding transcription factor RAX2-like, whose protein sequence is MGRAPCCDKSKVKKGPWSPDEDATLKNFIQQNGTGGNWIALPAKAGLKRCGKSCRLRWLNYLRPDIKHGGFTQEEDNVICTLYTTIGSRWSIIASQLQGRTDNDVKNYWNTKLKKKFLAGKIDISQKSDPLPEILSSNFPDFETSTPANSPCFNSESANFNSIPSLMEIGDKFCTYSQQELFMDHTHFRSPVDFPNLSYGYSIPLEEDNRVVAAGDDGIPAYFGFESLNYEQFNDVGFHEIKMCNYH